Proteins from a single region of Melanotaenia boesemani isolate fMelBoe1 chromosome 3, fMelBoe1.pri, whole genome shotgun sequence:
- the LOC121636268 gene encoding N-acylethanolamine-hydrolyzing acid amidase-like, translating to MMLRTVVAVLALAGSCRPQFAPPTVKISLDDSPEVRWTPLLQVFDADYLNKAAATVIDSAVPKWVHHAVIPIVNSLEKYVPQPYAGEIRGMASQLGGNLSDIILLNFAYEITAFCTSIVAQDQNGNVYHGRNLDYPHPVLRNLTINIVFLKNGKAAYQGTSFAGYVGLWTGQSPHKFTISGDQRGTEHWWNWWKNVVSAFLLHRSPASWLVRETLEEAEDFQDAVMRLSKTPIITGVYYIVGGVRAGEGVVITRDRTGPADIWPLEPISGGWFRVETNFDHWLPPPPTDHRREAANKALNATGQDHINMTSLYQVLSLYPVCNGITIYTTVMSAASPQNYTTVVRPQLCISTD from the exons ATGATGTTGCGGACCGTGGTGGCGGTGCTCGCGCTGGCGGGCTCGTGCCGGCCACAGTTCGCGCCCCCCACGGTGAAGATCAGCCTGGACGATAGTCCAGAAGTCCGCTGGACGCCGCTTCTCCAAGTCTTTGACGCAGACTACCTGAACAAAGCCGCCGCAACGGTCATCGA TTCTGCTGTTCCTAAATGGGTTCATCATGCTGTCATCCCTATTGTGAATTCCCTGGAAAAGTACGTTCCTCAGCCTTACGCAGGCGAGATCCGCGGCATGGCCTCGCAGCTGGGAGGAAACCTGTCGGATATCATCCTTCTTAACTTTGCGTATGAAATCACTGC GTTCTGCACCAGCATCGTAGCTCAGGACCAAAATGGGAACGTGTACCATGGCAGGAATCTTGATTATCCACATCCAGTTTTGAGGAATCTGACCATCAACATAGTTTTCCTCAAGAATGGAAAA GCTGCATACCAGGGAACTTCATTTGCTGGCTACGTTGGCTTGTGGACGGGACAGAGTCCTCACAAGTTCACCATCTCCGGTGACCAGCGGG GAACAGAGCACTGGTGGAACTGGTGGAAGAATGTCGTGTCTGCCTTCCTGCTTCACAGATCTCCAGCCAGCTGGCTGGTGAGGGAG ACTTTGGAGGAAGCAGAGGACTTTCAGGATGCAGTCATGCGTCTGTCGAAAACCCCCATCATTACGGGGGTGTATTACATCGTGGGCGGGGTGCGAGCGGGGGAAGGGGTCGTAATCACCAGAGATCGAACGGGCCCTGCTGATATCTGGCCACTGGAGCCAATAAGCGGAGG ATGGTTCAGAGTGGAGACGAACTTTGACCACTGGCTTCCTCCTCCACCAACAGATCATCGCAG GGAAGCAGCAAACAAGGCACTAAATGCAACAGGTCAAGATCACATCAACATGACCTCACTGTACCAG gttttgtcACTCTATCCAGTGTGTAATGG AATTACCATTTATACAACAGTAATGAGTGCAGCCTCCCCTCAGAATTACACCACGGTTGTCAGACCACAG CTCTGCATCAGCACCGACTGA
- the LOC121636273 gene encoding ADP-ribosylation factor-like protein 8B: MLALINRLLDWFRSLFWKEEMELTLVGLQYSGKTTFVNVIASGQFSEDMIPTVGFNMRKVTKGNVTIKIWDIGGQPRFRSMWERYCRGVNAIVYMVDAADREKIEASRNELHNLLDKPQLQGIPVLVLGNKRDLPNALDEKQLIEKMNLSAIQDREICCYSVSCKEKDNIDITLQWLIQHSKSRRS, translated from the exons ATGCTGGCCCTCATAAACAGACTGTTAGACTGGTTCAGGTCGCTGTTTTGGAAAGAAGAGATGGAACTCACGTTGGTGGGACTTCAGTACTCCGGAAAAACCACATTTGTAAATGTGATTGCT TCAGGACAGTTCAGTGAAGACATGATCCCCACAGTCGGTTTCAACATGCGGAAGGTCACTAAAGGCAACGTGACGATAAAG ATATGGGACATAGGTGGACAACCCCGCTTCAGAAGCATGTGGGAGCGCTACTGTCGAGGAGTGAATGCTATTGT TTACATGGTGGATGCAGCAGATCGAGAAAAAATTGAAGCTTCCAGAAACGAGCTGCACAACCTTTTAGACAAACCACAACTACAAGGAATTCCT GTTCTAGTACTCGGCAACAAACGAGACTTACCCAACGCACTCGATGAGAAGCAGCTTATTGAAAAGAT GAACCTTTCAGCCATTCAGGACCGAGAGATCTGCTGCTACTCTGTCTCCTGCAAAGAGAAAGACAACATAG ACATCACACTGCAGTGGCTCATCCAGCATTCAAAGTCACGGAGAAGCTGA